A part of Synechococcus sp. KORDI-49 genomic DNA contains:
- a CDS encoding ATP-binding cassette domain-containing protein: MGQSSTTLTLEDLFDAQGEIIQLQPGETLLEPGTAPPGIWLIKSGSVRSLAQVPPSRQWRTIERHGPGELVGWLSLLNGRPIEHLRAAEASELLFLPAADFQQFSKNKPELRQWCAQQTPAIEAVHLLQQLAHADQGRSRQLEQWQQLLPQLHWLVDQPPGLAELDLPGHWYRPDASLWSQPASDQRLQQRLIWLPDPELEANRAAFQAEFDDLVRPAKGSESAKRDQPLQLNRASGPRDIPMAICQAVAEVHGVPVHKDSLWDQINGLLERQPSLNLYNIGQLLTGLDLSVALIQLPLPQLARIPTPAVIEHQGSIALIDGIDPDGQLRLLEPELGPLRVPAADLLPEGQERLPLLLIRRRPGSKEKRFSWSWYGPYLLPHRQELIQVLACSAVMSVLGIVIGLGIFRMIQAIGGGTDAIDGVISIGVILVVACVLEAIVTALRSLIFTGIANRVDMDTRETILDRLVRLPQGFFDERPVGRITYYFTQLDRLRDFLIGKALTSILDFGFSFLYLAVLWWISPTLTLITLSALPLFVVLAFIANPLVDHQIDRTVAEGVKTNSYLTEAITGIQTIKSQNAELKTRWEFQTRYASFIGEDYKLKVSGETIQALAKFINELSSIAQMVVGIYLVSRGDLNIAALFAFRIMGNKVTGPMIQLVQTWQEFKVQSNNLTLAADIVDRPTEQSDLQAANIPMPPIAGSVSVQGVDFRYSEDGPQILHNVSMEVPEGTFVGMVGGSGSGKSTVLKLLSRFYEPENGRILIDGLDIAKVELYSLRRQIGVVPQDSLLFDGTIKDNLLMVKPDASSEELIRAARIACAHDFIMEQPQGYNSPVGERGAGLSGGQRQRMALARAVLQNPRLLILDEATSALDARTERQVCLNLFDAFRGRTVFFITHRLATVRPADMIVLMDQGAVMEVGDHAELMQRQGWYYGLHQSQHQEGVS; encoded by the coding sequence ATGGGTCAGTCCTCCACCACCCTCACCTTGGAGGATTTGTTCGATGCACAGGGCGAAATCATTCAGCTCCAGCCTGGAGAGACCCTGCTCGAACCCGGCACAGCGCCTCCTGGCATCTGGCTGATCAAGAGCGGCAGCGTGCGCAGCCTGGCCCAGGTGCCTCCCAGCCGACAGTGGCGCACGATCGAGCGCCATGGCCCCGGAGAGCTGGTGGGATGGCTGAGCCTGCTGAACGGGCGACCGATTGAACATCTGCGCGCCGCAGAGGCCAGCGAGCTGCTGTTTCTGCCCGCAGCAGACTTTCAACAGTTCTCCAAGAACAAACCGGAACTCAGGCAGTGGTGTGCTCAACAGACCCCCGCGATTGAGGCGGTGCATCTGTTGCAGCAACTCGCTCATGCCGATCAGGGGCGCAGCCGGCAGCTGGAGCAATGGCAGCAACTACTGCCCCAGCTGCACTGGCTGGTGGATCAACCCCCGGGCCTGGCTGAGCTGGACCTCCCCGGCCACTGGTACCGGCCGGACGCCAGCCTCTGGAGCCAGCCCGCCTCCGATCAACGGCTGCAGCAACGGCTGATCTGGCTGCCGGATCCCGAGCTGGAAGCCAATCGTGCCGCCTTTCAGGCGGAATTCGACGACCTCGTGCGCCCTGCCAAGGGTTCTGAATCAGCCAAGCGAGATCAGCCACTGCAGCTGAACCGGGCCAGCGGCCCCCGCGACATCCCGATGGCCATCTGCCAGGCGGTGGCCGAGGTCCACGGCGTGCCAGTCCACAAAGACAGCCTGTGGGATCAGATCAACGGCCTGCTGGAGCGGCAACCGAGCCTGAATCTGTACAACATCGGCCAACTGCTGACGGGTCTGGATCTGTCGGTGGCCCTGATTCAGCTGCCCCTGCCCCAGCTGGCCCGCATTCCCACTCCGGCGGTGATCGAACACCAGGGCAGCATCGCCCTGATCGACGGCATCGACCCCGATGGCCAGCTGCGGCTGCTGGAACCGGAGCTGGGGCCACTGCGCGTGCCAGCGGCGGATCTGCTGCCCGAGGGCCAGGAACGGCTGCCGTTGCTGCTGATCCGGCGTCGCCCGGGCAGCAAGGAGAAGCGGTTCAGCTGGAGCTGGTACGGCCCCTACCTGCTGCCCCACCGCCAGGAACTGATCCAGGTGCTGGCCTGCTCGGCGGTGATGTCGGTGCTGGGCATCGTGATCGGCCTCGGCATCTTCCGCATGATCCAGGCCATCGGCGGCGGCACCGACGCCATCGATGGCGTGATCAGCATCGGCGTGATCCTGGTGGTGGCCTGCGTGCTGGAGGCGATCGTGACTGCCCTGCGCAGCCTGATCTTCACCGGCATCGCCAACCGGGTGGACATGGACACCCGCGAAACGATCCTTGACCGGCTCGTGCGCCTGCCCCAGGGCTTCTTTGATGAACGCCCCGTCGGCCGCATCACCTACTACTTCACCCAGCTGGATCGGCTGCGGGACTTCCTGATCGGCAAAGCCCTCACCAGCATTCTCGATTTCGGTTTCAGCTTTCTCTACCTGGCGGTGCTCTGGTGGATCAGCCCCACCCTCACCCTGATCACCCTCAGCGCCCTGCCCCTGTTCGTGGTGCTGGCCTTCATCGCCAATCCCTTGGTGGATCACCAGATCGACCGCACCGTGGCCGAGGGGGTGAAGACCAACAGCTACCTCACCGAAGCGATCACCGGCATTCAGACGATCAAGTCGCAGAACGCCGAACTGAAGACCCGCTGGGAGTTCCAGACCCGTTACGCCAGCTTCATTGGTGAGGACTACAAGCTCAAGGTGAGCGGCGAGACGATCCAGGCGCTCGCCAAGTTCATCAATGAACTGAGCTCGATCGCCCAGATGGTGGTTGGCATCTATCTGGTGTCGAGAGGTGATCTCAACATCGCGGCCCTGTTCGCCTTCCGGATCATGGGCAACAAGGTCACCGGCCCGATGATCCAGCTGGTGCAGACCTGGCAGGAGTTCAAGGTTCAGTCCAACAACCTCACACTGGCCGCCGACATCGTCGACCGCCCCACCGAACAGTCCGACCTTCAGGCCGCCAACATCCCGATGCCACCCATCGCCGGCAGCGTTTCGGTTCAAGGGGTGGACTTCCGCTACAGCGAGGACGGCCCTCAGATCCTCCACAACGTGTCGATGGAGGTGCCGGAGGGCACCTTCGTGGGCATGGTGGGCGGCTCCGGATCGGGCAAATCCACAGTGCTCAAGCTGCTCTCGCGCTTCTACGAACCAGAGAACGGCCGCATCCTGATCGACGGACTCGACATCGCCAAGGTGGAGCTTTATTCCTTGCGCCGCCAGATCGGTGTGGTGCCCCAGGACTCGCTGCTGTTCGACGGCACGATCAAGGACAACCTGCTGATGGTGAAACCGGATGCCAGCAGCGAGGAGCTGATCCGCGCCGCCCGGATCGCCTGCGCCCACGACTTCATCATGGAGCAGCCCCAGGGCTACAACTCTCCGGTCGGCGAACGGGGTGCCGGGTTGTCTGGCGGGCAGCGGCAACGCATGGCCTTGGCCCGCGCTGTGCTGCAGAACCCCCGCCTGCTGATTCTGGATGAGGCCACCAGTGCCCTGGATGCCCGCACCGAGCGCCAGGTGTGCCTCAACCTGTTCGACGCCTTCCGCGGCCGCACCGTTTTCTTCATCACCCACCGGCTGGCCACCGTGCGGCCGGCGGACATGATCGTGCTGATGGATCAGGGAGCGGTGATGGAGGTGGGAGACCACGCTGAGCTGATGCAGCGTCAGGGCTGGTATTACGGGCTCCATCAGAGTCAGCACCAGGAGGGGGTGAGCTGA
- a CDS encoding HlyD family secretion protein, with translation MQPWSFNQPVLLNKSRRNRSVLVWTIAGATAFAGAWAFLAPLPETVALQGKLQPARPVQDIESAVDGLVAAVPVKEGDSVAVGDLLVRFDPRDAETRLQAARRKRGQLQSQIAINRVILGEQAEADLTANQQRQLETQRRKYNSDNVAAREALARSTTRLEGLRQSLETAENITLRFSRLLQDGAASEMQALRAQTQVDNFRNQIAAEEREVARLEAQASSTSAGSESELRRAIETNLRGITDLDREIRQMEVRLSVIDVRAPIAGVVFDLSVSPGSVVKTASEEKPLLKIIPQDQLQAKVYIPNSAIGFIQPGQRADVAVNSFPRGDYGFIPATVERVGSDALTTAEQRRVLGTEEPGLFFPAVLKLSRQTLQAGQRQVPLQPGMSLVADVHLRNRRFISSIAGGLDNRLRALERMR, from the coding sequence ATGCAGCCCTGGAGCTTCAATCAGCCTGTTCTGCTCAACAAATCCCGGCGCAACCGCTCGGTGCTGGTGTGGACCATCGCCGGGGCCACCGCCTTCGCCGGAGCCTGGGCCTTTCTGGCACCGCTGCCGGAGACCGTGGCTCTGCAGGGCAAGCTGCAGCCGGCCCGACCGGTGCAGGACATTGAGTCCGCCGTGGATGGTCTGGTGGCTGCGGTTCCCGTGAAGGAGGGCGACAGCGTGGCGGTGGGCGATCTGCTGGTGCGCTTCGATCCCCGCGATGCCGAAACCCGCCTGCAGGCGGCCCGCCGCAAACGCGGCCAGCTGCAAAGCCAGATCGCCATCAACCGGGTGATCCTGGGCGAGCAAGCCGAAGCGGACCTCACGGCCAATCAACAACGGCAGCTGGAGACCCAGCGCCGCAAGTACAACAGCGACAACGTCGCCGCCCGCGAGGCCCTCGCCCGCAGCACCACCCGCCTCGAAGGCCTGCGTCAGTCACTGGAAACCGCCGAGAACATCACCCTGCGCTTCAGCCGGCTGCTCCAGGACGGTGCCGCCAGTGAAATGCAGGCCCTCAGGGCCCAAACCCAGGTCGACAACTTCCGCAACCAGATCGCAGCGGAGGAACGGGAGGTGGCCCGTCTGGAGGCTCAGGCCAGCTCCACCAGCGCCGGCAGCGAATCGGAGCTGCGTCGTGCCATCGAAACCAACCTGCGTGGCATCACCGACCTCGACCGCGAAATCCGTCAGATGGAGGTGCGCCTGTCGGTGATCGACGTGCGGGCACCGATCGCCGGCGTGGTCTTCGACCTCAGCGTCAGCCCCGGCAGCGTCGTAAAGACCGCCTCCGAAGAGAAACCGCTGCTGAAGATCATTCCCCAGGATCAGCTGCAGGCGAAGGTCTACATCCCCAACAGCGCCATCGGCTTCATCCAGCCGGGGCAGCGGGCCGATGTGGCCGTCAACTCCTTCCCCCGCGGCGACTACGGCTTCATCCCCGCCACGGTGGAGCGTGTTGGCTCCGATGCCCTCACCACAGCCGAACAGCGCCGGGTGCTGGGCACCGAGGAACCGGGCCTGTTCTTCCCCGCTGTGCTGAAGCTCAGCCGCCAGACCCTGCAGGCCGGCCAGCGGCAGGTGCCGCTGCAACCGGGCATGAGCCTGGTGGCCGATGTGCACCTGCGCAACCGCCGCTTCATCTCCTCGATCGCCGGCGGGCTCGACAATCGCCTGCGCGCCCTGGAGCGGATGCGCTGA
- a CDS encoding peptidylprolyl isomerase — protein MSETDWIELRPGVPWTTATELNRIARQQGLCLAMAQASVYDEICQVIDLPEQIEQRLVTTYEAGQGINTSDQRRQFLQQRGWSAEDLRYFATKGERVARFRHQVFADEVELRFLASKLDRDQIHYSLIRVRNGDLAFELHQRLQEGEASFEELAACYSEGDERHSGGRVGPVPLSQAHQRVVETLRISQPGQLWPPFFLVDIWLILRLDAWQGARLDDDTRTELLQELFDDWLHQRVMRLLDGEQPDPLPVHLLGRELSSDLA, from the coding sequence ATGAGCGAAACGGACTGGATCGAACTCAGGCCGGGAGTTCCCTGGACCACAGCGACGGAACTGAACCGGATCGCGCGCCAGCAGGGGCTCTGCCTGGCGATGGCCCAGGCCAGCGTCTACGACGAGATCTGTCAGGTGATCGACCTGCCCGAGCAGATCGAGCAGCGCCTGGTGACAACCTATGAGGCGGGCCAGGGCATCAACACCAGCGATCAGCGCCGGCAGTTCCTGCAGCAACGCGGCTGGAGTGCCGAGGATCTCCGCTACTTCGCCACCAAGGGCGAGCGGGTGGCGCGGTTCCGCCACCAGGTGTTCGCCGACGAAGTGGAGCTGCGCTTCCTGGCCAGCAAACTGGACCGTGATCAGATCCACTATTCCCTGATCCGGGTGCGCAATGGCGACCTGGCCTTCGAGCTGCACCAGCGGCTTCAGGAGGGAGAAGCCAGCTTCGAGGAGCTGGCTGCCTGCTATTCCGAAGGCGATGAGCGCCACAGCGGTGGTCGCGTCGGGCCTGTGCCCCTCAGTCAGGCCCATCAACGGGTGGTGGAGACCCTGCGCATCAGCCAACCCGGCCAGCTCTGGCCTCCCTTCTTTCTAGTGGACATCTGGCTGATCCTGCGCCTCGACGCCTGGCAGGGAGCCCGCCTGGACGACGACACGCGCACGGAGCTGCTGCAGGAGCTCTTCGACGACTGGCTGCACCAACGCGTGATGCGGCTGCTCGACGGCGAGCAGCCCGACCCGTTACCGGTCCACCTGCTCGGCCGCGAGCTGAGCAGCGATCTCGCGTAA
- a CDS encoding glycosyltransferase → MHLLLIHQNFPGQFRDLAPLWLAAGHQVRAIGSEQQPPRGEHWEGLIYHRYHFENRDEPSLKERAAGVALLCRQLLESGVRPDLVLAHSAWGEALQLRRIWGSAMPIVVYPELWGHPRALGFGFDDALAGLAPVGDGFCRQNLLADLALAQADAAVVASRSQLASFPAPLQRQLMLLPEGVDLERIKPDRQARLSLPEHGLELAAGQPLVTLISRNLEPLRGLRQALRAWPLVRQHLPQAQLLLVGKQEQGYGVEPPRGSSHLMDALEGMNASGISVLNWLAHPQMLQLLRCSGCHLSLSYPYTLSWSVLEAMACGAPLISNIGSPIAADLEHNKDALLVPFNDVEALAQAVVALLQEPKRAQQLGDQARETMQRSFNLAAAAQAYEDLFSHLISPKKP, encoded by the coding sequence ATGCACCTGCTGCTGATCCACCAGAACTTCCCGGGGCAGTTCCGCGACCTCGCGCCCCTGTGGCTGGCAGCCGGACATCAGGTGCGCGCCATCGGCTCGGAACAGCAGCCCCCCCGCGGTGAGCACTGGGAGGGGCTGATCTACCACCGCTATCACTTCGAGAATCGGGATGAGCCCTCCTTGAAGGAGCGCGCCGCCGGAGTGGCCCTGCTCTGCCGCCAGCTGCTGGAGAGCGGTGTGCGACCCGATCTGGTGCTGGCCCACAGCGCCTGGGGGGAGGCCCTGCAACTGCGGCGCATCTGGGGATCTGCCATGCCGATCGTGGTGTACCCGGAGCTGTGGGGTCATCCCCGGGCCCTTGGCTTCGGTTTCGATGATGCGCTGGCAGGTCTGGCGCCGGTGGGCGACGGCTTCTGCCGCCAGAATCTGTTGGCTGATCTGGCCCTGGCCCAGGCGGATGCAGCCGTGGTAGCCAGCCGCAGCCAGTTGGCGAGCTTTCCGGCTCCGCTGCAACGGCAGCTCATGCTGCTGCCCGAGGGGGTGGACCTGGAGCGGATCAAGCCGGACCGACAGGCACGGCTGAGCCTGCCGGAGCACGGGCTGGAGCTGGCGGCGGGCCAACCTCTGGTGACCCTGATCTCACGGAACCTGGAGCCGCTGCGCGGCCTGCGCCAAGCACTGCGGGCCTGGCCCCTTGTGCGTCAGCACCTGCCTCAGGCACAGCTGCTGCTGGTGGGGAAACAGGAGCAGGGCTACGGCGTGGAACCGCCCCGGGGCAGCAGCCATCTCATGGATGCATTGGAGGGCATGAATGCCAGTGGCATCAGCGTTCTGAACTGGTTAGCCCACCCCCAGATGCTGCAGCTGCTGCGCTGCAGCGGCTGCCATCTTTCCCTCAGCTACCCCTACACCCTGTCTTGGAGTGTGCTGGAAGCGATGGCCTGCGGGGCACCACTGATCAGCAACATCGGCAGCCCGATCGCCGCCGATCTGGAACACAACAAGGACGCCCTGCTGGTGCCCTTCAACGATGTGGAGGCACTAGCTCAGGCCGTGGTGGCCCTGCTGCAGGAGCCAAAACGAGCGCAACAACTGGGAGATCAGGCCCGCGAGACCATGCAGCGCTCCTTCAACCTCGCGGCTGCCGCTCAGGCCTATGAGGATCTGTTCAGCCACCTGATCAGTCCGAAAAAGCCATAA